One genomic window of Desulfonauticus submarinus includes the following:
- a CDS encoding P-II family nitrogen regulator: protein MKKIEIITRPYKLDEIKEALTQVGVKGMTVSEVKGFGRQKGHKEVYRGAEYQVDFMPKVKIEIVVDESLVKEVVKTTQEIARTGKVGDGKIFILPVDEVIRIRTGEQGKEAI from the coding sequence ATGAAAAAAATAGAAATTATTACTAGACCCTATAAGTTAGATGAAATTAAAGAAGCTTTGACTCAAGTAGGAGTTAAGGGAATGACAGTAAGTGAGGTGAAAGGATTTGGTAGGCAGAAGGGACATAAAGAGGTTTATAGAGGAGCAGAATATCAAGTTGATTTTATGCCCAAGGTGAAAATAGAAATAGTAGTGGATGAATCTTTAGTGAAAGAAGTAGTAAAAACTACTCAAGAAATAGCTAGAACAGGAAAAGTGGGAGATGGGAAGATATTTATTTTACCAGTAGATGAAGTCATTCGTATTAGGACTGGAGAACAAGGAAAAGAAGCTATTTAA
- a CDS encoding ammonium transporter — protein MNSADTAFILISAGLVLLMTPGLALFYGGMVRKKNVLGTILQSFILIALISFEWVYLGYSMSFGPDIKGIVGSLAWFGLKGVGLSPSPDYASTIPQIVFMIYQCMFAIITPALITGAFAERVRFAPFLIFSLLWAILVYNPVCHWVWGAGGWLKAKGVLDFAGGLVVHLTCGAAALAAVMVLGPRKGFGKENFIPHNLPMTLLGTGLLWFGWFGFNAGSALAANGVAASAFVATHLGGMAGMAMWILIEWLHTGKPTTLGAASGAIAGLATITPGAGFVSPNSAILIGILAGAICYLGVLAKSKFGYDDSLDVVGIHGLGGLIGTLCVGIFATTKINPSGANGLLYGNASLLGTQCLAVLAVGLYAFGISWILFKVIDAIMPMRLGEEQEVMGLDISEHSERAYE, from the coding sequence ATGAACAGTGCAGACACTGCCTTTATTTTAATTTCTGCTGGGTTAGTGTTATTAATGACCCCTGGATTGGCTTTGTTTTATGGTGGAATGGTTAGAAAAAAGAATGTTTTGGGTACGATTTTACAGAGTTTTATCCTTATTGCCTTAATTAGTTTTGAATGGGTTTATTTAGGATATAGTATGTCTTTTGGCCCAGATATTAAAGGGATTGTAGGTTCTTTGGCCTGGTTTGGATTAAAAGGAGTAGGATTGTCTCCAAGTCCAGATTATGCAAGTACAATCCCTCAGATAGTATTTATGATTTATCAATGTATGTTTGCTATTATCACTCCTGCTCTTATTACTGGTGCTTTTGCTGAAAGAGTTCGTTTTGCTCCATTTCTTATTTTTAGTTTACTTTGGGCTATTTTGGTTTACAATCCTGTTTGTCATTGGGTTTGGGGAGCAGGTGGATGGTTAAAGGCTAAAGGAGTTCTTGACTTTGCAGGAGGGCTTGTAGTTCATCTTACTTGTGGGGCTGCTGCTTTAGCTGCGGTGATGGTGCTTGGTCCTAGAAAAGGATTTGGTAAAGAGAATTTTATTCCTCATAACCTTCCTATGACCCTTTTAGGTACAGGTTTGCTTTGGTTTGGATGGTTTGGATTTAATGCTGGAAGTGCTTTGGCTGCCAATGGAGTAGCTGCTAGTGCTTTTGTAGCTACTCATTTGGGAGGAATGGCAGGTATGGCTATGTGGATATTGATTGAGTGGTTACATACAGGAAAACCCACCACATTGGGGGCTGCTTCAGGAGCAATTGCAGGTTTAGCCACTATTACTCCAGGTGCAGGTTTTGTTAGCCCGAATAGTGCTATTTTAATTGGGATTTTAGCTGGAGCGATTTGCTATTTAGGAGTTTTAGCTAAGTCTAAATTTGGATATGATGATAGCTTAGATGTTGTGGGTATTCACGGTTTAGGTGGTCTTATTGGGACTTTGTGTGTTGGAATTTTTGCTACTACAAAAATAAATCCCAGTGGAGCAAATGGGTTATTGTATGGTAATGCTTCATTACTAGGAACCCAATGTTTGGCTGTTTTAGCAGTAGGTCTTTATGCTTTTGGAATAAGTTGGATATTATTTAAAGTTATAGATGCTATCATGCCAATGAGATTAGGAGAAGAGCAAGAAGTTATGGGCCTTGACATTAGTGAGCATAGTGAACGAGCATATGAGTAG
- a CDS encoding phosphatidylglycerophosphatase A family protein, with protein MFRIYYYFSSAGPLGFSPIAPGTVGSLLSIFFLFLFPNLTMGIKLIISTIIFVLGAKAASEVEKKLKKQDPSLVVIDEIGGQLLTFLFITKLNILTLAEGFFIFRALDILKPWPISWAEKLPAGIGIMADDYVAGLIGSIILFGMYNLL; from the coding sequence ATGTTTAGAATTTACTATTATTTTTCTTCAGCAGGGCCATTAGGTTTTTCGCCCATTGCTCCAGGCACTGTAGGTTCTTTATTAAGTATTTTTTTTCTCTTTTTATTCCCAAACTTAACAATGGGCATTAAGCTTATAATATCGACCATTATTTTTGTATTAGGAGCAAAGGCAGCCTCAGAAGTAGAAAAAAAATTAAAAAAGCAAGACCCTTCTTTAGTGGTAATTGATGAAATTGGAGGACAATTATTAACTTTTCTTTTTATAACTAAACTAAACATATTAACTCTAGCAGAAGGATTTTTCATTTTTAGAGCCTTAGATATTTTAAAACCATGGCCAATTTCTTGGGCAGAGAAGCTCCCTGCTGGCATAGGTATTATGGCTGATGATTATGTAGCAGGACTTATAGGAAGCATTATTTTATTTGGTATGTATAATTTACTTTAA